The following proteins are co-located in the Paraphotobacterium marinum genome:
- the mqo gene encoding malate dehydrogenase (quinone), whose translation MNNLNKNQKEVDVFLIGAGIMSTTLGVYLKELNPNLKIEMHERLGQAAQESSNAWNNAGTGHAALCELNYTPEKEDGTIDITKALEVNTEFDLSRQLWSYLVKNKKIDDPQRFIHPVPHFSFVRGDKDVAFLKKRYETLTNHHCYYGMEFTQDPKVISDWAPLVMDNRKNNEPLAMTRMKTGTDVDYGSLTHLLLNILQNSQNFNSEFNSEVRDLKQNDDKTWTIKVKNLESGHTTEIKSKFLFIGAGGAAVNLLHKSGIPEGQAYAGFPVSGIWLRTDNQEICKQHNAKVYGQASVGSPPMSVPHLDKRHIDGKESLLFGPFAGFSTKFLKHGSYLDLFRSFDRKDMMPLMSAGWENMDLTKYLIGQVLESNEERMELLRTFFPDAKNEDWRVEVAGQRVQIIKPDPEKGGKLEFGTELVSDKDNSLLALLGASPGASTASAIALKVLEKCFSDLISPEQQLSKLKEIIPSYGQSLIEDDALCKKVRAETASILNINNI comes from the coding sequence ATGAACAATTTAAATAAAAATCAAAAAGAAGTGGATGTGTTTTTAATAGGTGCTGGGATAATGAGTACAACACTTGGCGTTTATTTAAAAGAATTAAACCCAAATTTGAAAATTGAAATGCATGAAAGATTAGGGCAAGCGGCACAGGAAAGCTCAAATGCATGGAATAATGCAGGGACAGGTCACGCAGCGTTATGTGAATTGAATTATACACCAGAAAAAGAAGATGGAACTATTGATATAACTAAAGCACTAGAGGTTAATACTGAGTTTGATTTATCAAGACAACTTTGGAGTTATTTAGTTAAAAATAAAAAAATAGACGATCCACAACGCTTTATTCATCCCGTCCCTCACTTTAGCTTTGTAAGAGGTGATAAGGATGTAGCATTTCTGAAAAAAAGATATGAAACTCTAACAAACCATCATTGTTATTATGGAATGGAGTTTACGCAAGATCCAAAAGTTATTTCTGATTGGGCACCTTTAGTTATGGACAATAGAAAAAATAACGAGCCACTTGCTATGACACGAATGAAAACAGGGACAGATGTAGATTACGGCTCCTTGACTCATCTTTTATTAAATATACTTCAAAATAGTCAGAACTTTAATAGTGAATTTAACAGTGAAGTAAGAGATTTAAAACAAAATGATGATAAAACATGGACAATAAAAGTTAAAAATTTAGAAAGTGGTCATACTACAGAAATTAAATCCAAATTTTTATTTATTGGAGCAGGAGGTGCTGCAGTTAATTTACTTCATAAATCTGGAATACCAGAAGGTCAAGCTTATGCTGGTTTTCCTGTTAGTGGTATTTGGTTAAGAACAGATAATCAAGAAATATGTAAACAACATAATGCTAAAGTATATGGACAAGCGTCAGTAGGTTCACCACCGATGTCAGTTCCTCACTTAGATAAACGACATATAGATGGTAAAGAGTCACTATTATTTGGGCCATTTGCAGGTTTTTCTACAAAATTTTTAAAACATGGTTCATATCTTGACTTATTTCGATCATTTGATCGAAAAGACATGATGCCTCTCATGTCTGCAGGTTGGGAAAACATGGATTTGACTAAATATTTAATAGGGCAAGTTTTAGAAAGCAATGAGGAAAGAATGGAATTATTGAGAACTTTTTTCCCAGATGCGAAAAATGAAGATTGGCGTGTTGAGGTTGCTGGCCAACGTGTTCAGATTATAAAGCCGGATCCTGAAAAGGGTGGTAAGCTGGAATTTGGTACAGAGTTAGTAAGTGATAAAGATAACTCTTTGCTAGCATTGTTGGGTGCTTCACCAGGCGCATCAACAGCTTCAGCGATTGCCCTTAAAGTCCTTGAAAAATGTTTTTCTGATTTAATTAGTCCAGAACAACAATTATCAAAATTAAAGGAGATTATTCCTTCTTATGGTCAATCATTAATTGAAGATGATGCTTTATGTAAAAAAGTCCGTGCTGAAACAGCATCTATTTTAAATATTAATAATATTTAA
- a CDS encoding helix-turn-helix domain-containing protein → MFSYRNFAFDSDHKKDLHSHEVDSLFVPLEGNIFLECGQFLFIATYGSAIFVPRGIMHQGQMFGGTKGFNLYFKEPNTILSKKPTSILINELCLALMKDLIDENQEVRDELICLKKFELLVHELNISKSSPFCLQTYENKTFQKITDMIIKAPHEKRSLAYLANHFGMSERTLSRLFKKETGMTYSQWKNRLYLMLSFRALLEGTSVTNIAYDLGYETSSSFIYQFKKTLGVTPKVFLKNQLQSILKKNGN, encoded by the coding sequence TTGTTTTCTTACAGAAACTTTGCATTCGATTCTGACCATAAAAAAGACCTTCATTCTCACGAGGTGGATTCTTTGTTTGTTCCTTTAGAAGGAAATATTTTCCTTGAATGCGGTCAATTTTTATTTATAGCTACATACGGTAGTGCGATATTTGTTCCAAGGGGCATCATGCATCAAGGCCAAATGTTTGGCGGAACCAAAGGATTTAATCTATATTTCAAAGAACCAAACACAATTCTAAGTAAAAAGCCCACTAGTATTTTAATTAACGAGTTATGTCTTGCTTTGATGAAAGATTTAATTGATGAAAATCAAGAAGTGCGAGATGAGTTGATATGTTTGAAAAAATTTGAATTACTTGTCCACGAATTAAACATTAGTAAATCTAGTCCTTTTTGTCTGCAAACATATGAAAATAAAACCTTTCAGAAAATTACAGATATGATTATAAAGGCGCCTCATGAAAAAAGAAGTTTGGCTTATTTAGCAAATCATTTTGGTATGAGTGAAAGAACACTGTCACGTCTCTTTAAAAAAGAAACTGGAATGACATATAGCCAATGGAAAAATAGACTTTATTTGATGTTATCATTTAGAGCTCTTTTAGAAGGAACTTCTGTTACAAATATAGCTTACGATTTAGGCTATGAAACATCAAGTTCTTTTATTTATCAATTTAAAAAAACCTTGGGGGTAACACCCAAGGTTTTTTTAAAAAATCAATTACAATCTATATTAAAGAAAAATGGAAATTAA
- a CDS encoding class II fumarate hydratase, with protein sequence MREEQDSLGKVLVPDDKLWGAQTQRSLEHFSIGNDLIPHEMVESYALLKKAAAEANFREGHLSEENKNLICQVCDEIIAGKHDDMFPLHVWMTGSGTQFNMNMNEVISNRCCQIMNTPLGSKTPVHPNDHVNMSQSSNDTFPTAMHIATVKNAQEKLLPMLEYLKNAISKKSEDWMEVVKIGRTHMQDATPLTVGQEWSGFAFILEQHIERINFALKDVLLLTIGGTAVGTGINTTKTFGKNFCEIISEMTNLSFKEVQNKFAYQGSHDALNGLSLSIKNLAASLFKIANDIRLLSCGPRAGFHELLIPENEPGSSIMPGKVNPTQAEALTMIAIQVMSNSDAISMSNASGYLQMNVYKPLIINNMAQNIRILSDGMNNFTKFLVEGTSLNLPKIKNYVDSSLMLVTALSPEIGYDKASKIAHYADENNTTLKEAALKLNIVTEAEFDRIVVPKNMTGLK encoded by the coding sequence ATGCGTGAAGAACAAGATAGTTTAGGAAAAGTATTAGTCCCTGATGATAAATTATGGGGTGCTCAAACTCAAAGATCCTTGGAACACTTTAGTATTGGGAATGATTTAATTCCACATGAAATGGTAGAGTCTTATGCTTTGTTAAAAAAAGCAGCAGCAGAAGCAAATTTTCGTGAAGGACATCTTTCAGAAGAAAACAAAAATTTAATCTGTCAGGTATGCGATGAAATTATCGCTGGAAAACATGATGATATGTTTCCTTTACACGTTTGGATGACTGGAAGTGGAACACAGTTTAACATGAATATGAATGAAGTCATTTCTAATCGTTGTTGTCAGATTATGAATACGCCTTTAGGAAGTAAAACTCCAGTGCATCCAAATGATCATGTCAACATGAGTCAATCTTCTAACGATACTTTTCCAACTGCAATGCATATTGCGACCGTTAAAAATGCTCAAGAAAAGTTATTACCAATGTTGGAATATTTGAAAAATGCAATAAGTAAAAAATCTGAAGATTGGATGGAAGTTGTCAAAATTGGTCGAACACACATGCAAGATGCTACACCATTAACTGTTGGACAAGAGTGGTCAGGGTTTGCTTTCATTTTAGAACAGCACATTGAGCGTATTAATTTTGCTCTAAAAGATGTATTACTTTTAACAATTGGTGGAACCGCTGTAGGAACTGGAATTAATACGACCAAAACATTCGGTAAAAATTTTTGCGAAATTATATCTGAGATGACTAATTTATCTTTTAAAGAGGTTCAGAATAAGTTTGCATATCAGGGATCACATGATGCTTTAAACGGTTTATCTCTGAGTATAAAAAATTTAGCAGCTTCTTTATTTAAAATAGCCAATGATATAAGACTACTTTCTTGCGGACCAAGAGCTGGATTTCATGAATTATTAATCCCGGAAAATGAGCCTGGCTCATCAATTATGCCAGGAAAAGTTAATCCAACTCAAGCAGAGGCACTCACAATGATTGCGATACAAGTTATGAGTAATAGTGACGCTATTTCGATGTCTAACGCAAGCGGCTATCTTCAAATGAACGTATATAAGCCACTTATCATTAATAATATGGCACAAAATATTCGTATTTTGTCTGATGGTATGAATAATTTTACCAAATTTCTAGTTGAAGGTACGAGTTTAAACTTACCTAAAATAAAAAATTATGTTGATAGTTCATTGATGTTAGTGACAGCACTTTCACCTGAAATTGGTTATGACAAAGCTTCTAAAATTGCTCATTACGCTGATGAGAATAATACAACTCTTAAAGAGGCGGCGTTAAAGTTAAATATTGTAACGGAAGCTGAGTTTGACCGAATCGTAGTACCTAAAAATATGACAGGACTTAAATAA
- a CDS encoding YnbE family lipoprotein, which produces MFYKKIKTANEGNGLYQIYRKKGWNLNWTLCNLSCILFLTGCTPTIKVVTDDKPIEVNLNVKVEHEINIKVDKQIDSLMDNKNIF; this is translated from the coding sequence ATGTTTTATAAAAAGATTAAAACAGCGAATGAGGGGAATGGATTGTATCAAATATATAGAAAAAAAGGTTGGAATCTTAATTGGACATTGTGCAATTTATCTTGCATACTATTCTTAACTGGTTGTACACCCACAATTAAGGTTGTGACCGACGATAAACCGATTGAAGTCAATTTAAATGTAAAAGTTGAACATGAAATTAATATTAAAGTTGACAAACAAATTGACTCATTAATGGATAATAAAAATATTTTTTAG
- a CDS encoding YdbL family protein, translating into MRIFAIILILFSLNVSALSLQQAKNQGLIGEMNNGYVGAVQANVPSSVKQLIKRTNDLRRQNFSKLAQQNNLSINQVASQFAQKAKQRLTRGQYYQSGNGSWTKK; encoded by the coding sequence ATGAGAATTTTTGCCATTATTTTAATCTTGTTTTCACTAAATGTTTCAGCCCTATCCTTGCAACAAGCAAAAAATCAAGGTTTAATTGGCGAAATGAATAATGGGTATGTTGGAGCTGTTCAAGCAAACGTACCTTCAAGTGTTAAACAACTGATTAAGCGTACAAATGATCTAAGAAGACAAAATTTTTCAAAATTAGCTCAACAAAATAATTTATCAATAAATCAAGTTGCGAGTCAGTTTGCTCAAAAAGCCAAGCAGAGACTGACAAGAGGACAATACTATCAATCTGGAAATGGAAGTTGGACAAAAAAATAA
- a CDS encoding prephenate dehydratase domain-containing protein, translating into MNIAVLGPEGTFSETSLKQALTEISFNHIFVKDLGDLIPMIQTGEVDFAWLPWWNSGIGFLSDKNGNEFISQFYEGKLQIYLDAFMPLHFALLGQEGAHIDDIDTIHVNPYAQAICKTFFKEHSDLKVITDSSSAKAAKTVSDLKNKNIAASASVNTGKKYNLSTLKTSMVAPNEEALMQFVLFGKPESSFSIKPTGQKVTSLVIENKNVEEQRFLENINGVEVRYSSHNKELILIDIYDGSQLDDILNSINKNKIKNLGQYYSQNRPHNFK; encoded by the coding sequence ATGAATATTGCAGTGCTCGGTCCAGAAGGGACCTTTAGTGAAACATCGCTGAAACAAGCTTTAACAGAAATTTCATTCAATCATATCTTTGTAAAAGATTTGGGAGATTTAATCCCTATGATACAAACTGGAGAAGTGGATTTTGCATGGCTTCCATGGTGGAATTCAGGTATAGGTTTTTTGAGTGATAAAAATGGTAATGAATTTATATCACAATTTTATGAAGGAAAACTACAAATTTATTTGGATGCGTTTATGCCACTACATTTTGCTTTACTTGGTCAAGAAGGTGCACATATTGATGATATTGATACGATCCATGTTAACCCTTATGCACAAGCAATATGTAAGACTTTTTTTAAGGAACACTCCGACTTGAAAGTGATTACTGATAGCAGCTCAGCGAAAGCGGCAAAAACGGTTTCAGATTTAAAAAATAAAAATATTGCAGCATCAGCAAGCGTGAATACGGGTAAAAAATATAATTTATCTACCTTAAAGACAAGCATGGTAGCACCAAATGAAGAAGCCTTAATGCAGTTTGTTTTGTTTGGTAAACCAGAGAGTTCTTTTTCTATTAAGCCAACTGGCCAAAAAGTAACATCATTAGTTATTGAAAATAAAAACGTTGAAGAACAGAGATTTTTGGAAAACATTAATGGCGTTGAGGTTAGGTACTCAAGTCATAACAAAGAGTTAATATTAATTGATATTTACGATGGGAGCCAATTGGATGACATTTTAAATTCTATTAATAAAAATAAAATAAAAAATTTGGGTCAATATTATTCACAAAATAGACCGCATAATTTTAAATAA